A region of Cucumis melo cultivar AY chromosome 2, USDA_Cmelo_AY_1.0, whole genome shotgun sequence DNA encodes the following proteins:
- the LOC103501024 gene encoding cell division cycle protein 27 homolog B isoform X1 produces the protein METILTDCVHHSLRHFMYRNAIFMCERLCSEFPSETNLQLLAGCFLQNNQAYAAYHILKGTQMAQSRYLFAISCFQMDLLHDAEAALCPPNEPGAEIPNGAAGHYLLGLIYRYTDRRRSAIQHFQQALSLDPLMWCAYEELCVLGAAEDASSVFGEAAVLCIQKQCLHNRFENLHTLNDDLNSASARNNNPDDVRSRQSKQAQINNLRDIPTNYHGQVNLGGPASQIANGSSNISFYNTPSPVAAQNLQLSAIAPPPLCRNTQQNGSSLNSLGTDSSRSTVNSIIQAPRRKFVDEGKLRKISGRLFSDSGPRRSSRLAGEAGANTNASGAGAANNGTTNSTKYLGGSKLNSITFRSMAVRKGQSFANENIDEGIQNEAFDDSRSNASLSVSSSSPSSDNRTLEQGATKSVGGSLTNDAKIINGASEILGLLRILGEGFRLSCLFRCQDALDVYHKLPYKHYSTGWVLSQVGKVYFELVDYLEADRAFSLARHASPHSLEGMDVYSTVLYHLKEDMKLSYLAQELISTDRLAPQSWCAMGNCYSLQKDHETALKNFQRAVQLNPRFAYAHTLCGHEYVALEDFENGIKSYQSALRVDSRHYNSWYGLGMIYLRQEKFEFSEHHFRMAFQINPRSSVVMSYLGTSLHALKRSEDAMMMMEKAILADKKNPLPMYQKANILVSLERLDEALQVLEELKEYAPRESSVYALMGKIYKRRYMHEKAMLHFGLALDLKPSAADVATIKAAIEKLHVPDEIEDNL, from the exons ATGGAAACCATACTTACAGACTGTGTTCATCACAGTCTTCGTCATTTCATGTACCGGAATGCCATTTTCATGTGCGAAAGACTCTGCTCCGAGTTCCCATCTGAG ACAAATTTGCAGTTACTAGCAGGATGTTTTTTGCAGAACAATCAGGCTTATGCTGCATACCATATATTAAAAG GAACGCAAATGGCTCAATCCCGCTACTTGTTTGCAATATCATGCTTTCAGATGGATCTTCTTCACGATGCAGAGGCTGCATTATGTCCACCCAACGAGCCTGGTGCTGAG ATTCCAAATGGTGCAGCTGGTCATTACCTTCTTGGGCTCATTTACAG GTACACTGACAGAAGGAGAAGTGCTATTCAACATTTTCAGCAGGCATTATCTCTAGATCCTTTGATGTGGTGCGCTTACGAGGAACTTTGTGTATTAG GTGCTGCTGAAGATGCATCTTCAGTTTTTGGTGAAGCGGCTGTTCTTTGCATACAGAAGCAGTGTCTGCATAACAGATTTGAAAACTTGCATACATTAAATGATGATCTGAACTCAGCTTCTGCTAGGAATAATAATCCAGATGATGTCCGGTCAAGGCAATCAAAACAAGCACAAATCAACAATTTAAGAGATATTCCTACAAATTATCATGGGCAGGTTAACTTGGGAGGACCTGCAAGTCAAATTGCTAATGGCAGTTCAAATATATCATTTTATAACACCCCTTCACCTGTAGCTGCGCAG AACTTGCAGTTATCTGCCATTGCTCCTCCACCTTTATGCAGAAATACACAGCAGAATGGATCTAGTCTGAACTCACTTGGTACAGATAGTTCAAGGTCAACTGTAAACTCTATCATACAAGCCCCTCGAAGGAAATTTGTAGATGAAGGGAAATTACGCAAG ATTTCAGGGAGGTTATTCTCTGATTCTGGCCCTCGAAGAAGTAGCAGACTTGCTGGAGAAGCAGGTGCCAACACAAACGCAAGTGGTGCAGGAGCTGCTAATAATGGAACTACCAACTCTACCAAATATCTTGGTGGTTCCAAGTTGAATTCTATTACATTTCGTTCTATGGCAGTTCGCAAAGGGCAGTCCTTTGCGAATGAGAATATCGATGAAG GTATTCAAAATGAGGCTTTTGATGATTCTCGTTCCAATGCTTCACTATCCGTCTCCAGTTCATCACCTTCTAGTGATAATAGAACTCTTGAGCAAGGAGCAACTAAATCAGTTGGAGGAAGTCTCACAAATGATGCTAAAATAATTAATGGTGCATCAGAAATATTAGGCCTCCTGAGAATATTAGGAGAAGGATTTAGGCTTTCGTGCCTTTTCAGATGCCAG GATGCCCTGGATGTCTACCATAAACTTCCTTACAAGCATTATAGTACAGGCTGGGTGCTTTCGCAG GTTGGAAAAGTGTATTTTGAATTGGTAGATTACTTAGAAGCTGATCGAGCTTTCAGTCTTGCTCGTCATGCTTCACCTCACAGTTTGGAAGGCATGGATGTGTATTCTACAGTTCTTTAT CATTTAAAGGAAGACATGAAACTAAGCTACCTAGCTCAGGAATTAATATCAACTGACCGCTTAGCTCCTCAATCTTG GTGTGCCATGGGAAACTGCTACAGCTTGCAGAAGGATCATGAAACTGCATTAAAAAATTTCCAGCGTGCTGTCCAACTAAATCCAAGATTTGCCTACGCTCACACCCTTTGTGGACACGA ATATGTGGCGTTGGAAGATTTTGAGAATGGAATCAAGAGCTACCAAAGTGCTCTACGAGTAGATTCTAGACACTATAACTCCTGGTACGGACTTGGTATGATATATCTTCGACAAGAGAAGTTCGAGTTCTCTGAGCACCACTTCCGAATGGCTTTCCAAATAAATCCTCGTTCTTCTGTTGTAATGTCATATCTTGGTACTTCTTTGCACGCTTTGAAG AGAAGTGAGGATGCCATGATGATGATGGAGAAGGCCATCCTAGCAGATAAGAAGAACCCACTTCCTATGTATCAGAAAGCTAACATACTTGTAAGCCTGGAACGTCTCGATGAAGCTCTACAAGTTCTAGAGGAGCTTAAAGAGTACGCACCTCGAGAAAGTAGTGTGTATGCTTTGATGGGTAAGATCTACAAAAGACGGTACATGCACGAGAAAGCAATGCTTCATTTTGGTCTTGCCTTAGATTTAAAACCATCTGCCGCTGATGTAGCTACCATTAAG GCTGCCATCGAGAAGCTGCATGTACCTGATGAAATAGAAGACAACTTATGA
- the LOC103501024 gene encoding cell division cycle protein 27 homolog B isoform X3: protein MDLLHDAEAALCPPNEPGAEIPNGAAGHYLLGLIYRYTDRRRSAIQHFQQALSLDPLMWCAYEELCVLGAAEDASSVFGEAAVLCIQKQCLHNRFENLHTLNDDLNSASARNNNPDDVRSRQSKQAQINNLRDIPTNYHGQVNLGGPASQIANGSSNISFYNTPSPVAAQNLQLSAIAPPPLCRNTQQNGSSLNSLGTDSSRSTVNSIIQAPRRKFVDEGKLRKISGRLFSDSGPRRSSRLAGEAGANTNASGAGAANNGTTNSTKYLGGSKLNSITFRSMAVRKGQSFANENIDEGIQNEAFDDSRSNASLSVSSSSPSSDNRTLEQGATKSVGGSLTNDAKIINGASEILGLLRILGEGFRLSCLFRCQDALDVYHKLPYKHYSTGWVLSQVGKVYFELVDYLEADRAFSLARHASPHSLEGMDVYSTVLYHLKEDMKLSYLAQELISTDRLAPQSWCAMGNCYSLQKDHETALKNFQRAVQLNPRFAYAHTLCGHEYVALEDFENGIKSYQSALRVDSRHYNSWYGLGMIYLRQEKFEFSEHHFRMAFQINPRSSVVMSYLGTSLHALKRSEDAMMMMEKAILADKKNPLPMYQKANILVSLERLDEALQVLEELKEYAPRESSVYALMGKIYKRRYMHEKAMLHFGLALDLKPSAADVATIKAAIEKLHVPDEIEDNL from the exons ATGGATCTTCTTCACGATGCAGAGGCTGCATTATGTCCACCCAACGAGCCTGGTGCTGAG ATTCCAAATGGTGCAGCTGGTCATTACCTTCTTGGGCTCATTTACAG GTACACTGACAGAAGGAGAAGTGCTATTCAACATTTTCAGCAGGCATTATCTCTAGATCCTTTGATGTGGTGCGCTTACGAGGAACTTTGTGTATTAG GTGCTGCTGAAGATGCATCTTCAGTTTTTGGTGAAGCGGCTGTTCTTTGCATACAGAAGCAGTGTCTGCATAACAGATTTGAAAACTTGCATACATTAAATGATGATCTGAACTCAGCTTCTGCTAGGAATAATAATCCAGATGATGTCCGGTCAAGGCAATCAAAACAAGCACAAATCAACAATTTAAGAGATATTCCTACAAATTATCATGGGCAGGTTAACTTGGGAGGACCTGCAAGTCAAATTGCTAATGGCAGTTCAAATATATCATTTTATAACACCCCTTCACCTGTAGCTGCGCAG AACTTGCAGTTATCTGCCATTGCTCCTCCACCTTTATGCAGAAATACACAGCAGAATGGATCTAGTCTGAACTCACTTGGTACAGATAGTTCAAGGTCAACTGTAAACTCTATCATACAAGCCCCTCGAAGGAAATTTGTAGATGAAGGGAAATTACGCAAG ATTTCAGGGAGGTTATTCTCTGATTCTGGCCCTCGAAGAAGTAGCAGACTTGCTGGAGAAGCAGGTGCCAACACAAACGCAAGTGGTGCAGGAGCTGCTAATAATGGAACTACCAACTCTACCAAATATCTTGGTGGTTCCAAGTTGAATTCTATTACATTTCGTTCTATGGCAGTTCGCAAAGGGCAGTCCTTTGCGAATGAGAATATCGATGAAG GTATTCAAAATGAGGCTTTTGATGATTCTCGTTCCAATGCTTCACTATCCGTCTCCAGTTCATCACCTTCTAGTGATAATAGAACTCTTGAGCAAGGAGCAACTAAATCAGTTGGAGGAAGTCTCACAAATGATGCTAAAATAATTAATGGTGCATCAGAAATATTAGGCCTCCTGAGAATATTAGGAGAAGGATTTAGGCTTTCGTGCCTTTTCAGATGCCAG GATGCCCTGGATGTCTACCATAAACTTCCTTACAAGCATTATAGTACAGGCTGGGTGCTTTCGCAG GTTGGAAAAGTGTATTTTGAATTGGTAGATTACTTAGAAGCTGATCGAGCTTTCAGTCTTGCTCGTCATGCTTCACCTCACAGTTTGGAAGGCATGGATGTGTATTCTACAGTTCTTTAT CATTTAAAGGAAGACATGAAACTAAGCTACCTAGCTCAGGAATTAATATCAACTGACCGCTTAGCTCCTCAATCTTG GTGTGCCATGGGAAACTGCTACAGCTTGCAGAAGGATCATGAAACTGCATTAAAAAATTTCCAGCGTGCTGTCCAACTAAATCCAAGATTTGCCTACGCTCACACCCTTTGTGGACACGA ATATGTGGCGTTGGAAGATTTTGAGAATGGAATCAAGAGCTACCAAAGTGCTCTACGAGTAGATTCTAGACACTATAACTCCTGGTACGGACTTGGTATGATATATCTTCGACAAGAGAAGTTCGAGTTCTCTGAGCACCACTTCCGAATGGCTTTCCAAATAAATCCTCGTTCTTCTGTTGTAATGTCATATCTTGGTACTTCTTTGCACGCTTTGAAG AGAAGTGAGGATGCCATGATGATGATGGAGAAGGCCATCCTAGCAGATAAGAAGAACCCACTTCCTATGTATCAGAAAGCTAACATACTTGTAAGCCTGGAACGTCTCGATGAAGCTCTACAAGTTCTAGAGGAGCTTAAAGAGTACGCACCTCGAGAAAGTAGTGTGTATGCTTTGATGGGTAAGATCTACAAAAGACGGTACATGCACGAGAAAGCAATGCTTCATTTTGGTCTTGCCTTAGATTTAAAACCATCTGCCGCTGATGTAGCTACCATTAAG GCTGCCATCGAGAAGCTGCATGTACCTGATGAAATAGAAGACAACTTATGA
- the LOC103501024 gene encoding cell division cycle protein 27 homolog B isoform X2 has protein sequence METILTDCVHHSLRHFMYRNAIFMCERLCSEFPSETNLQLLAGCFLQNNQAYAAYHILKGTQMAQSRYLFAISCFQMDLLHDAEAALCPPNEPGAEIPNGAAGHYLLGLIYRYTDRRRSAIQHFQQALSLDPLMWCAYEELCVLGAAEDASSVFGEAAVLCIQKQCLHNRFENLHTLNDDLNSASARNNNPDDVRSRQSKQAQINNLRDIPTNYHGQVNLGGPASQIANGSSNISFYNTPSPVAAQLSAIAPPPLCRNTQQNGSSLNSLGTDSSRSTVNSIIQAPRRKFVDEGKLRKISGRLFSDSGPRRSSRLAGEAGANTNASGAGAANNGTTNSTKYLGGSKLNSITFRSMAVRKGQSFANENIDEGIQNEAFDDSRSNASLSVSSSSPSSDNRTLEQGATKSVGGSLTNDAKIINGASEILGLLRILGEGFRLSCLFRCQDALDVYHKLPYKHYSTGWVLSQVGKVYFELVDYLEADRAFSLARHASPHSLEGMDVYSTVLYHLKEDMKLSYLAQELISTDRLAPQSWCAMGNCYSLQKDHETALKNFQRAVQLNPRFAYAHTLCGHEYVALEDFENGIKSYQSALRVDSRHYNSWYGLGMIYLRQEKFEFSEHHFRMAFQINPRSSVVMSYLGTSLHALKRSEDAMMMMEKAILADKKNPLPMYQKANILVSLERLDEALQVLEELKEYAPRESSVYALMGKIYKRRYMHEKAMLHFGLALDLKPSAADVATIKAAIEKLHVPDEIEDNL, from the exons ATGGAAACCATACTTACAGACTGTGTTCATCACAGTCTTCGTCATTTCATGTACCGGAATGCCATTTTCATGTGCGAAAGACTCTGCTCCGAGTTCCCATCTGAG ACAAATTTGCAGTTACTAGCAGGATGTTTTTTGCAGAACAATCAGGCTTATGCTGCATACCATATATTAAAAG GAACGCAAATGGCTCAATCCCGCTACTTGTTTGCAATATCATGCTTTCAGATGGATCTTCTTCACGATGCAGAGGCTGCATTATGTCCACCCAACGAGCCTGGTGCTGAG ATTCCAAATGGTGCAGCTGGTCATTACCTTCTTGGGCTCATTTACAG GTACACTGACAGAAGGAGAAGTGCTATTCAACATTTTCAGCAGGCATTATCTCTAGATCCTTTGATGTGGTGCGCTTACGAGGAACTTTGTGTATTAG GTGCTGCTGAAGATGCATCTTCAGTTTTTGGTGAAGCGGCTGTTCTTTGCATACAGAAGCAGTGTCTGCATAACAGATTTGAAAACTTGCATACATTAAATGATGATCTGAACTCAGCTTCTGCTAGGAATAATAATCCAGATGATGTCCGGTCAAGGCAATCAAAACAAGCACAAATCAACAATTTAAGAGATATTCCTACAAATTATCATGGGCAGGTTAACTTGGGAGGACCTGCAAGTCAAATTGCTAATGGCAGTTCAAATATATCATTTTATAACACCCCTTCACCTGTAGCTGCGCAG TTATCTGCCATTGCTCCTCCACCTTTATGCAGAAATACACAGCAGAATGGATCTAGTCTGAACTCACTTGGTACAGATAGTTCAAGGTCAACTGTAAACTCTATCATACAAGCCCCTCGAAGGAAATTTGTAGATGAAGGGAAATTACGCAAG ATTTCAGGGAGGTTATTCTCTGATTCTGGCCCTCGAAGAAGTAGCAGACTTGCTGGAGAAGCAGGTGCCAACACAAACGCAAGTGGTGCAGGAGCTGCTAATAATGGAACTACCAACTCTACCAAATATCTTGGTGGTTCCAAGTTGAATTCTATTACATTTCGTTCTATGGCAGTTCGCAAAGGGCAGTCCTTTGCGAATGAGAATATCGATGAAG GTATTCAAAATGAGGCTTTTGATGATTCTCGTTCCAATGCTTCACTATCCGTCTCCAGTTCATCACCTTCTAGTGATAATAGAACTCTTGAGCAAGGAGCAACTAAATCAGTTGGAGGAAGTCTCACAAATGATGCTAAAATAATTAATGGTGCATCAGAAATATTAGGCCTCCTGAGAATATTAGGAGAAGGATTTAGGCTTTCGTGCCTTTTCAGATGCCAG GATGCCCTGGATGTCTACCATAAACTTCCTTACAAGCATTATAGTACAGGCTGGGTGCTTTCGCAG GTTGGAAAAGTGTATTTTGAATTGGTAGATTACTTAGAAGCTGATCGAGCTTTCAGTCTTGCTCGTCATGCTTCACCTCACAGTTTGGAAGGCATGGATGTGTATTCTACAGTTCTTTAT CATTTAAAGGAAGACATGAAACTAAGCTACCTAGCTCAGGAATTAATATCAACTGACCGCTTAGCTCCTCAATCTTG GTGTGCCATGGGAAACTGCTACAGCTTGCAGAAGGATCATGAAACTGCATTAAAAAATTTCCAGCGTGCTGTCCAACTAAATCCAAGATTTGCCTACGCTCACACCCTTTGTGGACACGA ATATGTGGCGTTGGAAGATTTTGAGAATGGAATCAAGAGCTACCAAAGTGCTCTACGAGTAGATTCTAGACACTATAACTCCTGGTACGGACTTGGTATGATATATCTTCGACAAGAGAAGTTCGAGTTCTCTGAGCACCACTTCCGAATGGCTTTCCAAATAAATCCTCGTTCTTCTGTTGTAATGTCATATCTTGGTACTTCTTTGCACGCTTTGAAG AGAAGTGAGGATGCCATGATGATGATGGAGAAGGCCATCCTAGCAGATAAGAAGAACCCACTTCCTATGTATCAGAAAGCTAACATACTTGTAAGCCTGGAACGTCTCGATGAAGCTCTACAAGTTCTAGAGGAGCTTAAAGAGTACGCACCTCGAGAAAGTAGTGTGTATGCTTTGATGGGTAAGATCTACAAAAGACGGTACATGCACGAGAAAGCAATGCTTCATTTTGGTCTTGCCTTAGATTTAAAACCATCTGCCGCTGATGTAGCTACCATTAAG GCTGCCATCGAGAAGCTGCATGTACCTGATGAAATAGAAGACAACTTATGA
- the LOC103501024 gene encoding cell division cycle protein 27 homolog B isoform X4: METILTDCVHHSLRHFMYRNAIFMCERLCSEFPSETNLQLLAGCFLQNNQAYAAYHILKGTQMAQSRYLFAISCFQMDLLHDAEAALCPPNEPGAEIPNGAAGHYLLGLIYRYTDRRRSAIQHFQQALSLDPLMWCAYEELCVLGAAEDASSVFGEAAVLCIQKQCLHNRFENLHTLNDDLNSASARNNNPDDVRSRQSKQAQINNLRDIPTNYHGQVNLGGPASQIANGSSNISFYNTPSPVAAQNLQLSAIAPPPLCRNTQQNGSSLNSLGTDSSRSTVNSIIQAPRRKFVDEGKLRKISGRLFSDSGPRRSSRLAGEAGANTNASGAGAANNGTTNSTKYLGGSKLNSITFRSMAVRKGQSFANENIDEGIQNEAFDDSRSNASLSVSSSSPSSDNRTLEQGATKSVGGSLTNDAKIINGASEILGLLRILGEGFRLSCLFRCQDALDVYHKLPYKHYSTGWVLSQVGKVYFELVDYLEADRAFSLARHASPHSLEGMDVYSTVLYHLKEDMKLSYLAQELISTDRLAPQSWCAMGNCYSLQKDHETALKNFQRAVQLNPRFAYAHTLCGHEYVALEDFENGIKSYQSALRVDSRHYNSWYGLGMIYLRQEKFEFSEHHFRMAFQINPRSSVVMSYLGTSLHALK, encoded by the exons ATGGAAACCATACTTACAGACTGTGTTCATCACAGTCTTCGTCATTTCATGTACCGGAATGCCATTTTCATGTGCGAAAGACTCTGCTCCGAGTTCCCATCTGAG ACAAATTTGCAGTTACTAGCAGGATGTTTTTTGCAGAACAATCAGGCTTATGCTGCATACCATATATTAAAAG GAACGCAAATGGCTCAATCCCGCTACTTGTTTGCAATATCATGCTTTCAGATGGATCTTCTTCACGATGCAGAGGCTGCATTATGTCCACCCAACGAGCCTGGTGCTGAG ATTCCAAATGGTGCAGCTGGTCATTACCTTCTTGGGCTCATTTACAG GTACACTGACAGAAGGAGAAGTGCTATTCAACATTTTCAGCAGGCATTATCTCTAGATCCTTTGATGTGGTGCGCTTACGAGGAACTTTGTGTATTAG GTGCTGCTGAAGATGCATCTTCAGTTTTTGGTGAAGCGGCTGTTCTTTGCATACAGAAGCAGTGTCTGCATAACAGATTTGAAAACTTGCATACATTAAATGATGATCTGAACTCAGCTTCTGCTAGGAATAATAATCCAGATGATGTCCGGTCAAGGCAATCAAAACAAGCACAAATCAACAATTTAAGAGATATTCCTACAAATTATCATGGGCAGGTTAACTTGGGAGGACCTGCAAGTCAAATTGCTAATGGCAGTTCAAATATATCATTTTATAACACCCCTTCACCTGTAGCTGCGCAG AACTTGCAGTTATCTGCCATTGCTCCTCCACCTTTATGCAGAAATACACAGCAGAATGGATCTAGTCTGAACTCACTTGGTACAGATAGTTCAAGGTCAACTGTAAACTCTATCATACAAGCCCCTCGAAGGAAATTTGTAGATGAAGGGAAATTACGCAAG ATTTCAGGGAGGTTATTCTCTGATTCTGGCCCTCGAAGAAGTAGCAGACTTGCTGGAGAAGCAGGTGCCAACACAAACGCAAGTGGTGCAGGAGCTGCTAATAATGGAACTACCAACTCTACCAAATATCTTGGTGGTTCCAAGTTGAATTCTATTACATTTCGTTCTATGGCAGTTCGCAAAGGGCAGTCCTTTGCGAATGAGAATATCGATGAAG GTATTCAAAATGAGGCTTTTGATGATTCTCGTTCCAATGCTTCACTATCCGTCTCCAGTTCATCACCTTCTAGTGATAATAGAACTCTTGAGCAAGGAGCAACTAAATCAGTTGGAGGAAGTCTCACAAATGATGCTAAAATAATTAATGGTGCATCAGAAATATTAGGCCTCCTGAGAATATTAGGAGAAGGATTTAGGCTTTCGTGCCTTTTCAGATGCCAG GATGCCCTGGATGTCTACCATAAACTTCCTTACAAGCATTATAGTACAGGCTGGGTGCTTTCGCAG GTTGGAAAAGTGTATTTTGAATTGGTAGATTACTTAGAAGCTGATCGAGCTTTCAGTCTTGCTCGTCATGCTTCACCTCACAGTTTGGAAGGCATGGATGTGTATTCTACAGTTCTTTAT CATTTAAAGGAAGACATGAAACTAAGCTACCTAGCTCAGGAATTAATATCAACTGACCGCTTAGCTCCTCAATCTTG GTGTGCCATGGGAAACTGCTACAGCTTGCAGAAGGATCATGAAACTGCATTAAAAAATTTCCAGCGTGCTGTCCAACTAAATCCAAGATTTGCCTACGCTCACACCCTTTGTGGACACGA ATATGTGGCGTTGGAAGATTTTGAGAATGGAATCAAGAGCTACCAAAGTGCTCTACGAGTAGATTCTAGACACTATAACTCCTGGTACGGACTTGGTATGATATATCTTCGACAAGAGAAGTTCGAGTTCTCTGAGCACCACTTCCGAATGGCTTTCCAAATAAATCCTCGTTCTTCTGTTGTAATGTCATATCTTGGTACTTCTTTGCACGCTTTGAAG TGA